GTTTTTCAGCTTTTCCTTGAGCAGCACGGCATCTTCGCCTTCACTCGGATAACACGCCTTGAGCAAGTGGCTGAATGATTCTTTTTTGGTAATACGATCGCCATAGCCGTACACATAACCACGGACGAACGTTTCCTTGTCAAGACCTTCCAGAATGCGGACAAAATAGTCCATGCCTTCTATCCGTCTCAAGCCCATGACCTTTGGCGTAACCTCAGTAGGCAAGTCCCCCCGAGCCAATTCAACCTCCAGCATCCGATCAATAACTGTACGTCGTATTTCTACAAATTCTGGCGAGCTGGTAATCCATGTATTACGGGCATTCGTTAAGGTACTCATATGACTCCGGCTATCACTGCCAGCCAGCAGCTCCCGATATACTTCCCCTACACCAATCAATCTGTTGCCATATGCCTTGAAATAATCTTCCAGATCCAGTGGCGAATAAAAGCGGTTTTCCGCTCTTGGCAATTCTGCGTAGTTCACAAAGGTATGGAAAAAACGCTTAAAGGACTCGCCATCATAGACCCGCCCCTTCTCCAGTGCCACCCACGGACCGGACAATAGGTGAAACATTCCCATATCCTCAGCAGGTCTGTCCTTGGGCATGGCCTGCATTAGTGAATTTAAAGCAAGGTCGATTACGTCAAATGTTTCCTCGCCGGATGTATCCATGAAATAAGCATTAATCAGTGTGCTTACCTGATCGGAATAGGTCAGCTCTGCCAGCCACTTCTGAACCTCGTTAATCCGATCCACAGGATACATTTGCTCGGCGAAGTCTTTGCGCCACCCTTCCAGCAGCTTGTGTTTGCTTCGTTCCGAATAGTCCATGTTATAAGAGAAATACCGATAGTAGCGATCCAGCGTTTGATCCATAGGCTCCAAACGGTCATAAAAAACAAGCTCCAGCAGTTCACGCGCTTCCACGCCGCTTTCCTGCAAATAACGGTCCCACTCCTCGTAAAGAGGATATAAAGACAGCCTGGAAGCTACTTCTTCGTCGACCTGAACCAGCCGCAGAGGACGAAGGTTTGTCCCAATAAGCAACGTATCTTTGTAGCCCGAATAATATTCCGCAGTATATTCCACATCACGATGATGGTGGACAAGCTCATCCAGTCCACTCAAGAACTGCTTGAGCTTATCCAAGGGGCATACAAAAACATCGGCTAATCGAAAATCTCCAAGATCAGCTTTCTCTTCCAGCCAAGCTTCTCTGGCATTCGGATCGTACAAACCAAAGCCGTTTGCTCCTGTATAAGCATCATCCTGCCCCAGCTTGGACAGCAGTTGCTCCTCCTTGGCTGTCGGTTGCTGGATGATATCCGCCAAAGCTCGCAGGCTTTCATATTGTTCTGCACACTCGGGGTCTGCATAGATCTTCGTCAGTATTTCTAGTCCACCCAATCGTTGCAGCTCCGCCTTGGCCCGAAGCAACCGTTCCAGCGAGCCAGCCAAAGGCTCTTGCGGCTGTGAGAGCAGCACACCAATGACACTTTGCCGCAGAGAGCCTGTCTTAAGCTTTAATAAAGCCTCCATTTGCTGCATTTCTGCTTCCGTCAGCGTCAGCTTGCGTGCCTTGGCAACAGCGAACTCACGGATACTCATGCTTTTGTCGGACAGGCTAGAAAATATAAAATCACGTTGCACCTTGTCATCAGGTTTTTGCACAAAATGATTTAACAGCTCACCACGCAGGTTAGGGCTAATCTGATCCTTCAAGGCTATGATTTCCCCAATCCAGGCCGCGTCCATATCATAGCCAGCGAGATACAGCATTTTTTGAATTGGAGCATCCGAACGGTGATAGACGTTTACAAAATCCAGCACCTTGGAAGGCTCGGTGGACTCCCCTTTTTTCATATGTACAAACAGGTCATGAAGTCGCTCAAAATCCTTGCGCCGCTCCTCTTTACTGTCCAGCAAAGGAGTATGCGCTACCTTAACAATCCGATCCGCGACCGTCCCGCCTTCTACCCATTCATAAAAATAATTGCTTGTATAGTTCGTCAGTATCCAATATTGAAGCTCCGGGTCCGTCTGGTCCAGATACTCTCTGGCAACTCCGAGACGTACATCCTTGTTCTCACTGTTAGACAGCACATAAAGCGCTACGATTTTCTGGTAAGGTGCCCCCTGCTCCATAAGTTTTCGGACCTGCCCATACAAGTCACGCTCCTCATGTACTGCCGTTGCCCACAGACTCATATACACTTCATTGGCATTTGCGCTGGTCAACCACTCTTGGCGCAGTTCGCTGCGGGTCAAGGCTTCATACGCCTGCTCGATCAATTGGCGAACTACCCGCTGATTGGCAGATTCCAGTCCCATGCCCGTCCATACCGCAAGCGCCCGGACTACTGAGCTGTAACGAATAAAGCCTTGGTCTATAATCAACTTCAACAGATATATAAGAGCCTCTAGGGTTCCTTCATCCATTTGTTCCACAATGCTTTGGCGCAGCCCCTCCTGTAGCTTGGCCGCTGTCAGCAGCTCGCCAATCATGTGATAATTCCCTTCCTGATGGCTCAGGAGCATGCCTTTAATCATATTGCGCGTAAGCAACGCCACCTGATTGTCACCATAAATAATACCTTTTAATGCCTCAAGCACCTGTGAATTGCCGTTATCCAG
This DNA window, taken from Paenibacillus kribbensis, encodes the following:
- a CDS encoding DUF4132 domain-containing protein → MHQEKNEQEYFTILKERAAQLDGQQQELARYVVELGQLHYIHEDEKAFNECQRILKAQAAESGEPLFKPLTEVLRRLIGHTAGDVFAHLTEHVTEYPYSTGYERKPFRTSDITAHTSRIYKRMVQLIRMDWIGFSIMDYLTKKDYEQGRDYRIQETISDWIAYELDNGNSQVLEALKGIIYGDNQVALLTRNMIKGMLLSHQEGNYHMIGELLTAAKLQEGLRQSIVEQMDEGTLEALIYLLKLIIDQGFIRYSSVVRALAVWTGMGLESANQRVVRQLIEQAYEALTRSELRQEWLTSANANEVYMSLWATAVHEERDLYGQVRKLMEQGAPYQKIVALYVLSNSENKDVRLGVAREYLDQTDPELQYWILTNYTSNYFYEWVEGGTVADRIVKVAHTPLLDSKEERRKDFERLHDLFVHMKKGESTEPSKVLDFVNVYHRSDAPIQKMLYLAGYDMDAAWIGEIIALKDQISPNLRGELLNHFVQKPDDKVQRDFIFSSLSDKSMSIREFAVAKARKLTLTEAEMQQMEALLKLKTGSLRQSVIGVLLSQPQEPLAGSLERLLRAKAELQRLGGLEILTKIYADPECAEQYESLRALADIIQQPTAKEEQLLSKLGQDDAYTGANGFGLYDPNAREAWLEEKADLGDFRLADVFVCPLDKLKQFLSGLDELVHHHRDVEYTAEYYSGYKDTLLIGTNLRPLRLVQVDEEVASRLSLYPLYEEWDRYLQESGVEARELLELVFYDRLEPMDQTLDRYYRYFSYNMDYSERSKHKLLEGWRKDFAEQMYPVDRINEVQKWLAELTYSDQVSTLINAYFMDTSGEETFDVIDLALNSLMQAMPKDRPAEDMGMFHLLSGPWVALEKGRVYDGESFKRFFHTFVNYAELPRAENRFYSPLDLEDYFKAYGNRLIGVGEVYRELLAGSDSRSHMSTLTNARNTWITSSPEFVEIRRTVIDRMLEVELARGDLPTEVTPKVMGLRRIEGMDYFVRILEGLDKETFVRGYVYGYGDRITKKESFSHLLKACYPSEGEDAVLLKEKLKNAKITDKRLLEAAMYAPQWIEIVASYLGWQGLRSAAWYFHAHINEGFSAEKETIVAHYSPIAPQDFNDGAFDIHWFHEAYETLGEERFDLLYDCAKYISAGANHRRSQLFADATLGKLKLDEIKQSVEDKRNKDHLLTYSLIPLAGPPESDIRERYDFIQRFLEQSKKFGAQRKASEALVSRIALGNLARNAGYDDVTRLVWDMEARKLEDLRSYFEPHALEEGTTIQLVIDAEGAADIEAVSKGKTLKSIPARFKKDEYVAALKELKGDLADQYRRARKELERSMESGTAFMVKELKGLLGNPVLAPLVRTLVFKAGDHLGYFNEDTLALAAPSAEQHTVGEEDKLIIAHPLHLYESGCWGDFQKDLFDRQIRQPFKQVFRELYLPNADERASATISRRYAGHQVQPNKTVSLLKGRQWTVSYEDGLQKVYYAENLIANLYAMADWFSPADTEAPTLETVQFFDRTTYKSVPLEEVPPVLFSEVMRDVDLVVSVAHVGGVDPEASLTTIEMRSVIVQESLRLLKISNVRLDGNYARIDGTLGEYAVHLGSGGVYKQAKGALHIIPVHSQHRGRIFLPFLDEDPRTAEILSKIVLLAEDQKIKDPQILTQLQA